A window of the Ogataea parapolymorpha DL-1 chromosome V, whole genome shotgun sequence genome harbors these coding sequences:
- a CDS encoding Phosphoesterase involved in downregulation of the unfolded protein response: protein MFVPRQVGLTKQALRGSIYLLVVLTLVFLFLFTRQKPVYTDSPLVLDLEFYTCYRPFCKESEYVRVDKDLGLGKALFKRMYLQKKLGHSEDTAVVDVAVGKPEYKPGDLWESRGQGLWVKYGPAKKAIIDATVLFQPSDPRPGWTILTEPLHTETDHHVYISYRRPTTAPTRPQLSFKNNKFKILQVADLHFATLDGVCRDTWPKLAPGEKCQADSKTTHFVETVLDIEKPDLVVMTGDQIYGDDSPDTETTILKVCDIFERHKIPYAMVFGNHDDEGSLQRDQIMEIVEDLPYSLSSAGPANVSGVGNYVLQVQNKLALYFLDSHKYSLNPKVRGYDYLKEDQIEWIKSSKVPAPVAMAFFHIPLPEYRDTDAVVFGNYKEAVMAPQINTGMAQTLQEMGVSVASVGHDHCNDFCLKSDLWLCYGGAVGEGGYGGYGGTERRVRVFEVDASNGQITTWQRLHSDPQTIIEHHVLEK from the coding sequence ATGTTTGTGCCTAGACAGGTGGGTCTCACAAAACAGGCCCTCAGAGGCAGCATTTACCTTTTGGTGGTGTTGACCctggtgtttttgtttcttttcaCCCGTCAGAAACCAGTCTACACCGACTCTCCCCTGGTGCTGGACCTGGAGTTCTATACTTGTTATCGACCCTTCTGCAAAGAATCCGAGTATGTCAGGGTGGACAAGGACCTAGGACTGGGAAAGGCGCTCTTTAAAAGAATGTActtgcagaaaaagctgggACACAGTGAGGACACTGCCGTCGTGGACGTTGCCGTGGGGAAACCAGAGTACAAGCCTGGCGACCTGTGGGAATCTAGAGGCCAGGGCCTCTGGGTGAAGTATGGCCCGGCCAAAAAAGCAATCATCGACGCGACGGTGCTTTTTCAACCGTCAGATCCACGTCCCGGATGGACGATACTCACAGAGCCGCTacacacagaaacagatcaCCATGTATACATCAGCTACAGACGGCCAACCACAGCTCCTACCAGGCCGCAGCTCTCcttcaagaacaacaagttcaagatATTGCAGGTTGCAGACCTGCATTTTGCCACGCTCGACGGTGTGTGCCGTGATACGTGGCCAAAGCTTGCTCCAGGCGAGAAATGCCAAGCGGACTCGAAAACGACACATTTCGTCGAGACTGTGCTTGATATCGAGAAGCcggatctcgtcgtcatGACAGGCGACCAAATATATGGTGACGACTCTCCCGACACAGAAACTACGATCCTCAAGGTGTGCGATATTTTTGAGCGTCACAAAATCCCCTACGCAATGGTCTTTGGTAACCACGACGACGAGGGCTCGTTACAGCGAGACCAGATCATGGAGATTGTGGAAGACCTGCCGTACTCTCTCTCGTCAGCTGGGCCTGCAAACGTGTCTGGAGTCGGCAATTACGTGCTTCAAGTCCAGAACAAGCTCGCTCTTTATTTTCTCGACTCGCACAAATACTCGCTCAACCCAAAAGTGCGCGGGTACGATTATTTGAAGGAGGACCAAATTGAGTGGATCAAAAGCTCCAAGGTCCCTGCACCTGTGGCCATGGCTTTCTTCCACATTCCTCTGCCGGAGTACAGAGATACCGACGCGGTAGTGTTCGGAAACTACAAAGAGGCCGTCATGGCTCCGCAGATCAACACGGGCATGGCACAGACGCTCCAAGAGATGGGCGTTTCCGTGGCATCTGTGGGCCACGACCATTGCAACGACTTCTGTTTGAAATCGGATCTGTGGCTGTGCTACGGAGGTGCCGTTGGCGAGGGTGGCTACGGTGGATACGGCGGCACAGAACGGCGAGTGCGTGTGTTCGAGGTGGACGCGTCGAACGGCCAGATCACCACGTGGCAGCGACTGCACTCGGACCCGCAAACCATTATCGAGCATCATGTACtagaaaaataa
- a CDS encoding Transport protein particle subunit — MPEEFFSKEVSAMALDYLVNECVALSVRVDELLASESAPGTLAGDVAGLKLKEDKPGTVDFASNPKFVGLNNLYRLEKYGYEIGYKITDCIIYKKSVQEGVNIQLLEVLEVMKFICRDVWRMFYLKQMDNLRTNHIGTFVLVDNNFRPLINISSAQGDSDTIRKIQPYLQLPCGLIRGILASLGISAVVKADVIENRLPAVSFNVQTSLAK; from the coding sequence ATGCCCGAAGAGTTCTTTTCCAAGGAGGTCAGCGCCATGGCGCTGGACTATCTGGTCAATGAGTGTGTGGCACTGTCTGTGCGCGTagacgagctgctggccagcGAAAGCGCGCCTGGAACGCTTGCGGGAGACGTTGCCGGGCTCAAACTGAAAGAGGACAAACCAGGCACGGTGGACTTTGCCTCAAACCCCAAGTTTGTGGGCCTCAACAACCTGTACCGTCTCGAGAAATACGGCTACGAAATTGGATACAAAATCACCGACTGCATCATTTACAAGAAATCAGTCCAGGAAGGAGTCAacatccagctgctggaggtgctggaggtgATGAAATTTATATGCCGCGATGTGTGGCGTATGTTTTACCTTAAGCAAATGGACAACCTACGCACAAACCATATCGGCACATTTGTGCTTGTGGACAACAACTTTCGTCCGCTGATCAACATTTCCAGCGCACAAGGCGACTCAGACACCATACGCAAAATCCAGCCGTACTTGCAACTACCGTGCGGGCTTATCCGCGGCATTCTTGCTAGTCTAGGCATCAGCGCCGTCGTCAAAGCAGACGTCATAGAGAACCGGCTCCCAGCGGTCTCATTCAACGTGCAAACCTCGCTCGCCAAGTAG
- a CDS encoding Vacuolar membrane protein PEP5, with the protein MSLTNWRQFPFFECVPIQDPNYGTANALYSAAGVSAIAATPDLLVLASSQASIKLVNRQYEPVFEFQAYDLGWDITRLVFVPFGGARHSGFLCSIAEKQGFPVTLKLWDLAKLEQLKKIDYNSDYHSLCQVTNGTNDFPLTCFDATADFTVLVFGFANGTVIVVRGDLLHDRGSRQRVVYESRDPITSVHFRDEGVLYVSNVSTILTIPTTGRNQGRPDRILDESMGVDINCSAMLEDKKRNLVVARDRSLQFYNLRGKTHNLLLDMPKKRIFAYKDRYVVIESSVSSNLTSASSIVTNKLVIVDVINKFIALNQTISSSVVDMFTLWDDLYVFTSDGLLFQLKEKDLTEKLNILVQHELFNLAISLAENENYDTQKLLEIHKQYGNHLYEKGEFEEAIKQYMDSIDLGKTSEVIQKYKESSKIPYLVEYLEKLIQLGKSTIDHTTLLLCCYCKLKRPEKVLHYIENVPINEDFEITEPSKQFDMPTVISTCRESGYYVLAANIAKKFHDPSTVVDIQLHDMKNPSLTMKYIRTLPVDDLLRVLIDKVKWFLDSLPNECNLLLIDVFTGKYSPEPEFDLADLAVVPKSNTNHPILTSYKQFVAFMNLADNDEPQVTQPTYLPPRPRIIFQSFVDHPNEFVIFLEACIESYDKFGGDEKDKKDIMVTLYEMYLTMSKNGDEDTRAKWQSKAKTLLENIQKSNWDLEDQTNLLLLSNLGDYAEAEIAIREATDDSAQGFELDMFRSTILTGNYQRSLEVIEKYGDKEPDLYKLALSVYTSSEEIFNRVGEEKVAELIWKIDSLKLMTPLEVVKLLGMTSFVKLGLIKNYLVEQIRRQKRDIENNEKLIDSYQKEASAVAEQLSKQNTEPQVINRSKCSSCNRPLSFPLVHFRCSHSYHESCLTNEFSQSSSSDQTCPKCSGELDTMTILTKQHEEVGKRNDLFKASLLDSTDRFKVMMGFFGRGAMQETRTIWHDK; encoded by the coding sequence ATGTCTCTTACAAACTGGAGACAGTTCCCATTCTTTGAATGTGTCCCGATCCAGGACCCGAATTATGGCACAGCAAACGCGCTCTACTCTGCTGCAGGCGTCAGTGCCATTGCCGCGACGCCGGACCTGCTTGTTCTCGCCTCGTCGCAGGCTTCCATTAAGCTGGTGAACAGACAGTACGAGCCGGTATTCGAGTTCCAGGCGTACGATCTCGGCTGGGATATAACACGTTTGGTATTTGTACCGTTTGGAGGAGCCCGACACTCGGGGTTTTTGTGTTCAATCGCCGAAAAACAGGGTTTTCCAGTGACTCTCAAGCTGTGGGACCTCGCGAAGCTGGAGCAACTCAAAAAGATAGACTACAACAGCGATTACCACTCGTTATGCCAGGTGACGAACGGGACGAACGACTTTCCATTGACCTGTTTTGATGCCACAGCAGACTTCACTGTGCTTGTGTTTGGATTCGCAAACGGAACGGTTATTGTGGTCAGAGGCGACCTGCTCCACGATAGGGGATCTCGACAACGAGTCGTGTACGAGTCACGGGATCCGATCACAAGCGTGCACTTCCGTGATGAAGGTGTGCTGTATGTTTCGAACGTGTCGACAATACTGACAATCCCGACCACAGGCAGAAACCAGGGCCGGCCAGACCGGATTCTGGACGAGTCCATGGGTGTTGACATCAACTGCAGCGCCATGCTTGAGGACAAGAAACGCAACCTGGTGGTTGCCCGCGACCGGAGTCTACAATTCTACAATCTTCGAGGAAAAACACACAATCTCTTACTAGACATGCCCAAAAAACGCATTTTCGCATACAAAGACAGATACGTGGTGATTGAGTCCAGTGTCAGCTCAAACCTGACATCCGCTTCGTCTATTGTCACAAATAAGCTTGTTATCGTGGATGTGATCAACAAGTTCATTGCGCTGAACCAGACGATCTCCAGTTCAGTGGTCGATATGTTCACTTTGTGGGACGATCTATACGTGTTCACATCTGACGGATTGCTATTCCAACTGAAAGAAAAGGACCTCACTGAAAAGCTGAACATTTTGGTACAGCACGAGCTTTTCAATTTAGCTATTTCTCTTGCAGAAAACGAGAATTATGATACACagaagctgcttgaaatCCACAAGCAGTACGGAAATCATCTTTACGAGAAGGGAGAATTTGAAGAGGCAATTAAACAATACATGGACAGCATCGATCTGGGAAAGACTAGTGAGGTGATACAGAAGTACAAGGAAAGCTCGAAGATTCCCTATTTGGTTGAATATCTTGAGAAACTGATACAGCTTGGGAAGTCAACGATCGACCACACGACGCTTTTGCTCTGTTGTTACTGCAAACTCAAACGGCCAGAGAAAGTGCTCCATTACATTGAAAACGTGCCTATTAATGAGGACTTTGAGATAACAGAACCTTCTAAACAGTTTGACATGCCGACCGTCATCAGCACATGCAGAGAAAGCGGATACTACGTTTTGGCTGCTAACATTGCGAAGAAGTTCCACGATCCATCGACAGTAGTTGATATACAGCTGCACGACATGAAGAACCCAAGCTTGACAATGAAATACATCCGCACCTTGCCTGTTGACGATCTCCTCCGCGTTTTGATCGATAAGGTGAAGTGGTTTTTAGACAGTCTTCCAAACGAATGCAATTTGCTTTTGATTGATGTTTTCACTGGAAAATATAGCCCAGAGCCAGAGTTTGACCTTGCAGACCTCGCAGTGGttccaaaatcaaacacAAACCACCCTATCCTGACTTCATACAAGCAATTTGTGGCATTTATGAATTTGGCAGATAACGACGAGCCGCAGGTAACACAACCGACGTATCTTCCTCCACGGCCGCGAATCATCTTCCAGTCGTTTGTGGACCATCCTAACGAATTTGTaatttttctggaagcttgCATCGAGAGCTACGACAAGTTTGGTGGTgacgaaaaggacaagaaggaTATTATGGTGACGCTATACGAGATGTACCTCACCATGTCCAAGAATGGCGACGAAGATACCAGAGCAAAATGGCAATCAAAGGCGAAGACTTTGCTAGAAAACATTCAGAAAAGCAATTGGGACCTTGAGGACCAGACCAATCTGTTACTACTATCAAATCTTGGAGACTACGCAGAGGCGGAAATTGCTATCAGAGAGGCCACCGACGACTCGGCTCAAGGgtttgagctcgacatGTTCAGGTCAACTATCCTGACAGGTAATTATCAAAGGTCGTTGGAAGTCATTGAGAAATACGGCGACAAAGAGCCCGATCTATACAAGTTGGCACTATCTGTATACACATCATCTGAGGAGATATTCAACCGcgttggagaagaaaaagtgGCCGAATTGATATGGAAGATCGACTCGCTTAAACTGATGACCCCGTTGGAAGTGGTGAAACTCCTTGGTATGACCTCGTTTGTTAAGCTCGGGCTTATTAAAAATTATCTCGTCGAGCAGATCCGTCGGCAAAAGCGTGATATAGAGAAcaacgagaagctgatcgactcgTATCAAAAGGAGGCGTCTGCAGTCGCAGAACAACTCTCAAAACAGAATACGGAGCCACAGGTCATCAATCGATCAAAGTGTTCCTCCTGCAACCGGCCGTTATCCTTCCCATTGGTGCACTTCAGATGCTCTCATTCCTACCATGAGAGTTGTCTGACAAACGAGTTCTCTCAATCTTCGTCTAGCGACCAAACCTGTCCAAAATGCTCTGGAGAGCTGGACACAATGACCATTCTTACTAAACAGCACGAGGAGGTTGGAAAACGCAATGATCTCTTCAAAGCCAGCTTGTTGGATAGCACCGACAGGTTCAAGGTGATGATGGGATTTTTCGGTCGCGGGGCAATGCAGGAAACCAGAACGATATGGCATGATAAATAG
- a CDS encoding Rho-type GTPase-activating protein 1, whose protein sequence is MSHPANGNRAANGAEVSDANLVPGLNNMDIGDARRVPGASSNSSRKNSSTDGVVSRKPPKLCYQCGKTIIGTLVRAMDRIYHVDCFRCHDCGNPCSNKFFAADVQVEGQTVQVPLCEYDYFKRIDLICSTCDKAIRGSYITAVGRKFHPEHFFCDICHRVFDSEDYYEHQNKIYCHYHYSILYAAQCEACKSAILKQYVELYRGGREQQWHPECFMVHKFWGVDVTAECVGMSELGAKTLSDTEAKKSLTPQELFDLEKKLERMTMSIWLTLSEFEEGCASCISDMLHSASTGNQLGGLLVTGQLVLKIEYLFRGIDILNDLFESSRIRLDYSANHKLTPLSKEPRSMSSKIMSYLTFLRDTDKTKLLSNTHTQQLLSLISTLAHYIKLISRNTLLHALEYNKISRSSLATDRYLREISSHDSIPQDVFSVLGIPPNAKDLCFRCQKSIEEDCFRFGDLIWHIECFECSNCSRRSSTHTSLSEFNFNPKKQQILCASCSSDDVDAQAGFKKVSRYMQLIYLLKIALIRSRHAMLKRGIIAKTPPQVLLSSDSYDQHVTDIKRMRSKRQKQRIGTASAEARKSIVLEAPEASSAGMENVDPESGKSLSSSITASKFLKKERSLGRKGSKRLRIEDVPMKTKPQSTNLDVTSNLLKNEKGLTLDDIPRIVSSEQAREHRPNAFRFQKRTYTPASSTIPAPKAVRNKGSDSGQMSSATRSVSGAPSSPVPQFKTPSQIVAKSQRTQDSASSAPTSAVRYSEFSKKDNEYLQHIAAFALHRLMGDTLSLEDCLSFISVKKNASFWEKMFGGSGNSKKSTNKVFGCPLEELVEKCGVESDLGIGPQKLKVPMLVDELINVMHTMDLSVEGVFRINGNIKRLRQLTEEIDSNPQQVPDFSKETPIQLAALLKKFTREMPDPLLTFKLYDLFILSQKFGDDANKKDRILKLAYCMLPKAHRDLAEVLLSFFNWVASFCLIDEENGSKMDVHNLATVITPNILYERPKTDLKDIPTSSVELVPQGENHFLAIEVINTLIETQDEFSIVPKDILQLFELGGFSKCQGELKTKDILARCYAVCNEHPNVFD, encoded by the coding sequence ATGTCTCATCCAGCCAATGGCAACAGAGCAGCCAACGGTGCGGAGGTTTCTGACGCCAACCTGGTCCCAGGACTGAATAATATGGACATTGGAGATGCCAGGCGTGTTCCTGGAGCTTCTTCCAATAGTTCGcgcaaaaacagctccacAGATGGCGTGGTGTCTCGGAAACCCCCTAAACTGTGCTACCAGTGCGGCAAAACCATCATCGGCACGCTCGTGCGCGCCATGGACAGAATCTATCATGTCGACTGTTTCCGCTGCCACGACTGCGGCAACCCTTGTTCCAACAAGTTCTTTGCCGCCGACGTGCAGGTTGAGGGCCAAACAGTCCAGGTGCCGCTCTGCGAATATGACTATTTCAAGCGCATCGATCTTATCTGCTCCACCTGCGACAAGGCCATCAGAGGCTCCTACATAACTGCTGTCGGACGCAAGTTCCACCCCGAACACTTCTTTTGTGACATCTGCCACAGAGTCTTTGACTCGGAGGACTACTATGAACACCAGAACAAGATATACTGCCATTACCACTACTCCATCCTATACGCGGCACAATGCGAGGCGTGCAAATCTGCAATATTGAAACAGTACGTCGAACTCTACAGAGGTGGCCGCGAGCAGCAGTGGCACCCGGAGTGTTTCATGGTGCACAAGTTTTGGGGTGTCGACGTCACTGCCGAATGTGTCGGGATGTCCGAGCTGGGAGCGAAGACCCTGAGCGACACAGAAGCGAAAAAATCGCTGACGCCTCAAGAGCTATTCGACctcgaaaaaaaactcGAGCGCATGACCATGTCGATCTGGCTCACGCTGTCGGAGTTTGAGGAAGGCTGTGCCTCGTGCATCTCCGACATGCTGCACTCCGCATCGACGGGCAACCAACTGGGCGGGCTTTTGGTCACAGGCCAGCTggtgctcaagatcgagtACCTTTTCCGCGGCATCGACATCCTCAACGACCTGTTCGAGTCTTCCAGGATCCGGCTCGACTACTCGGCCAACCACAAGCTCACGCCGCTCAGCAAGGAGCCTCGCAGTATGTCCTCAAAAATTATGTCATATCTGACGTTTTTACGCGACACCGACAAAACAAAGCTGCTTTCCAACACCCACACGCAACAGCTGCTCTCTTTAATTTCCACCCTGGCCCACTACATCAAGTTGATCTCCAGAAATACCCTCTTGCACGCTCTCGAATACAACAAAATCAGCCGTTCCTCGCTTGCCACCGACAGATACCTTCGCGAGATCTCGAGCCACGACTCGATCCCCCAGGACGTGTTTTCTGTGCTCGGGATCCCGCCAAACGCCAAAGACCTGTGTTTCCGGTGCCAGAAGAGTATCGAGGAGGATTGTTTCCGCTTCGGAGACCTCATCTGGCACATCGAGTGTTTCGAGTGCTCCAACTGCTCCAGACGCAGCAGCACACACACCAGTCTGAGCGAGTTTAATTTCAACCCCAAAAAACAACAGATCCTGTgtgccagctgctcgtcAGACGACGTGGACGCCCAGGCAGGCTTCAAGAAAGTCTCTCGATACATGCAGCTGATCTATCTGCTGAAAATTGCGCTGATCAGATCCAGACATGCCATGCTCAAACGCGGTATTATTGCAAAGACACCGCCGCAGGTGCTCCTGTCCTCCGACTCCTACGACCAGCATGTGACTGATATCAAGCGGATGCGCTCGAAGCGTCAGAAACAGCGGATAGGTACTGCATCTGCCGAGGCAAGAAAGTCGATTGTCTTGGAGGCTCCCGAGGCGTCATCTGCGGGCATGGAGAACGTGGACCCAGAGTCTGGGAAATCGCTATCGTCGTCCATCACGGCGTCgaagtttttgaagaaagagcGGTCTTTGGGGCGCAAGGGCTCGAAAAGACTTCGCATTGAAGACGTTCCTATGAAGACGAAGCCGCAGTCCACGAATCTCGACGTGACCTCGAATTTGctgaagaacgagaaagGGCTCACGTTGGACGACATTCCGCGGATCGTTTCGTCAGAGCAGGCACGCGAACACCGTCCCAACGCGTTCAGGTTCCAGAAAAGAACGTACACGCCGGCTAGCTCGACGATTCCTGCTCCGAAAGCGGTTCGGAACAAAGGTTCCGACTCGGGCCAGATGTCTTCAGCCACGCGAAGCGTTTCTGGTGCTCCGTCATCTCCTGTTCCGCAATTCAAGACGCCGTCTCAGATCGTCGCCAAATCGCAGCGGACGCAGGATAGCGCTTCGTCGGCGCCAACTTCCGCTGTTCGCTACTCTgaattctccaaaaaagacaaCGAATATCTGCAACACATTGCAGCATTCGCATTGCACAGGCTCATGGGAGACACGCTGTCTCTGGAAGACTGTCTCTCGTTTATTtctgtgaaaaaaaatgccTCGTTCTGGGAGAAGATGTTTGGAGGATCAGGAAACTCTAAAAAGTCGACCAACAAAGTGTTTGGTTGTCcgttggaagagctggttgAAAAATGTGGCGTCGAGAGTGACTTGGGAATTGGCCCACAGAAGCTCAAAGTGCCGATgcttgttgacgagcttaTCAACGTGATGCACACAATGGATCTGTCTGTGGAGGGTGTGTTCCGAATAAACGGTAACATCAAGCGTCTGAGACAGCTGACGGAGGAGATAGACTCAAATCCACAGCAGGTTCCTGATTTCTCCAAGGAGACGCCTATCCAGCTGGCCGCGTTGCTTAAAAAGTTCACCAGAGAAATGCCTGACCCATTACTCACTTTCAAGCTGTACGATCTGTTTATCTTGTCACAGAAGTTTGGAGACGACGCCAATAAAAAGGACAGGATCCTAAAGCTTGCCTACTGTATGCTTCCGAAGGCTCACAGAGACTTGGCAGAGGTGTTgctctctttcttcaactGGGTCGCGTCGTTCTGTCTGATTGATGAGGAAAACGGGTCTAAGATGGACGTCCACAATTTAGCCACCGTGATCACGCCCAACATTTTGTACGAAAGACCCAAGACGGACCTCAAAGATATCCCGACAAGCTCTGTGGAGCTAGTGCCGCAGGGAGAAAACCACTTTTTGGCCATCGAGGTAATCAACACGCTGATTGAAACGCAGGACGAGTTCAGCATTGTTCCAAAGGATATTTTGCAGCTTTTCGAACTTGGAGGGTTCAGCAAGTGCCAAGGCGAGCTGAAAACTAAGGACATCCTTGCCAGATGCTACGCGGTGTGCAACGAACATCCAAACGTTTTTGATTAA
- a CDS encoding putative membrane protein — MNYILLGVLLSVSGNILISISLNIQKQAHLHLGSEHYARNLKWQLGFVLMSLGEVGNFVSYGLTPVSIVAPLGVVTIISNSTFIAPVLFHEKIRRRDLYGTFSSAIGVVFMILSSVTDSAAPPIQDPFSYIDSMVLSLPTLIYLATTLFTIVVLMFRLRNLERSMTYILLHLSLVALFGTYTAISTKLLSSVVEFVPFSDIFVNWRPYVLFLVIIGTSGFQVHYLNSCLKIANATTVVPIHFVFFTTAVLLCSIVVFNDFADKSAAQCIVFLVGALLTFSGVFLICGAKTSENENDLVWPEPPTYIPAHQPVSETASVVSIDEELPPRPQGLIQTSKSTPELNNFIESEHFYNATNRRNSLLDINRPPRDTKHQGLRDLGHGYFVLGGGSALMNAILKDHSQTPETRSLA, encoded by the coding sequence ATGAATTATATCCTGCTGGGAGTACTGCTCTCTGTTTCGGGCAATATACTCATTTCCATCTCCCTGAACATTCAGAAGCAGGCCCATCTTCACTTGGGCTCCGAGCATTACGCCCGCAACCTGAAATGGCAGCTTGGCTTCGTGCTCATGTCTCTTGGGGAGGTGGGTAATTTCGTCAGCTACGGTCTGACACCCGTCAGCATCGTGGCGCCTCTCGGCGTCGTGACCATCATTTCAAACTCCACATTTATTGCGCCTGTTCTGTTTCATGAAAAGATCCGGCGCAGAGACCTCTATGGAACATTCTCCAGCGCGATCGGGGTGGTCTTTatgattttgtcctcgGTAACTGATTCCGCAGCACCGCCTATCCAAGACCCTTTTTCGTACATAGACTCCATGGTCCTTTCGTTGCCAACACTCATCTATCTTGCAACCACGCTCTTCACCATCGTCGTTCTCATGTTCCGGCTGCGCAACTTGGAACGGTCCATGACATACATCCTACTGCATCTGTCGCTGGTGGCACTTTTCGGCACCTACACCGCGATCTCTACAAAACTGCTGTCCTCGGTAGTTGAGTTTGTGCCTTTCAGCGATATATTCGTCAATTGGCGGCCTTACGTGCTGTTCCTGGTCATAATCGGCACGTCCGGGTTCCAGGTCCACTATTTAAATTCCTGTCTCAAAATCGCCAATGCCACCACAGTGGTGCCGATccattttgtttttttcaCCACGGCTGTTCTGCTGTGCTCGATTGTTGTTTTCAACGACTTTGCAGACAAGTCTGCCGCCCAATGCATAGTCTTTCTGGTCGGAGCCTTGCTCACGTTTTCAGGCGTGTTTCTGATATGTGGAGCTAAAACCAGTGAGAATGAGAACGATCTCGTTTGGCCAGAGCCGCCAACATACATTCCTGCGCACCAGCCTGTGTCAGAAACGGCTTCAGTGGTTTCgattgacgaggagttgCCACCAAGACCACAGGGACTCATCCagacatcaaaatcaacaccAGAACTCAACAATTTTATAGAAAGTGAGCACTTCTACAACGCTACCaacagaagaaacagcCTGTTAGATATAAATAGGCCTCCTAGAGATACAAAGCACCAAGGCTTGCGGGACCTTGGCCATGGCTATTTTGTCCTCGGCGGAGGAAGCGCACTCATGAATGCAATTCTGAAAGACCATTCGCAGACCCCAGAAACCCGCAGCCTGGCCTAG